One part of the Rutidosis leptorrhynchoides isolate AG116_Rl617_1_P2 chromosome 1, CSIRO_AGI_Rlap_v1, whole genome shotgun sequence genome encodes these proteins:
- the LOC139868959 gene encoding putative F-box protein At3g51171 encodes MSDYLPFEIQITIIKKLPIRALIQFRSVSKSWKSLIDSSDFIANYHFSNAPLQHHVLVRSFDSEHEKYVSIVDDDDNFPQNKIPLIVPSHVRLQLGKFPDIIGSSQGVLFLWFTPSEFVLWNPTIRKTVPIVVPNLLNNNEFETVVGFGVCPGTSDPKLVKITYISSLQFKPEKCIPLQVELFNLSSGSWRSLSMNVPRKSIEVTWKQVCIDKFIYWLAGDRNLAGNTLQTKYLILSFDMITEEFTEIDLPDNLAYLHNDFLLIYKLWTSLLVLDTEFYEIQEYCVWKMDLGVPNTFAKLFVIKSPFESLLLSTVHDFRITGQPIIEMFINNDDKQHAFYVYEPASQEICDIGITGGYPCLANHTLQHCFCLIYRGVEDQDIVIVLKCKCNAKNTQLTP; translated from the coding sequence ATGTCTGATTACTTACCTTTCGAAATTCAAATAACAATCATCAAAAAGCTACCTATCAGAGCATTGATTCAATTCAGatcagtttcaaaatcatggaagtCACTAATCGATAGCTCTGATTTTATCGCTAATTACCACTTCAGCAACGCTCCGCTGCAGCATCATGTACTTGTAAGGTCCTTTGATTCAGAGCATGAAAAATATGTTTCGATTgtggatgatgatgataattttcCCCAAAATAAGATCCCCCTGATTGTTCCATCACATGTCAGACTACAACTAGGTAAGTTTCCAGATATAATTGGTAGCTCTCAAGGTGTCCTCTTCttgtggtttactccaagtgaattTGTTCTATGGAATCCCACTATTAGAAAAACGGTTCCTATTGTTGTGCCTAATTTATTAAACAATAATGAATTTGAAACCGTTGTTGGTTTTGGGGTTTGTCCTGGTACTAGTGACCCTAAGCTTGTCAAAATCACTTATATTTCAAGTTTGCAATTTAAGCCTGAAAAATGCATCCCTTTGCAAGTTGAGCTTTTTAATCTAAGTTCGGGGTCTTGGAGGAGTTTGTCTATGAATGTGCCTCGTAAATCAATTGAAGTGACATGGAAGCAAGTATGTATAGATAAGTTTATTTATTGGCTTGCTGGTGATAGGAATCTTGCTGGTAATACATTACAAACGAAGTATTTGATATTGTCATTTGATATGATAACTGAAGAATTTACAGAGATAGACCTCCCGGATAATTTGGCATACTTACATAACGATTTCTTgcttatatataagttatggacaTCTCTTCTTGTGCTTGATACCGAGTTTTACGAGATACAAGAATATTGTGTATGGAAGATGGACCTGGGGGTTCCAAACACGTTTGCAAAGCTATTCGTTATTAAGTCACCATTTGAATCATTGCTATTATCAACGGTACATGACTTTAGGATAACCGGCCAACCTATTATCGAAATGTTCATTAATAACGATGATAAacaacatgcattttatgtttatgAACCCGCGTCACAAGAAATCTGTGATATAGGGATTACTGGTGGGTATCCATGCTTAGCGAATCATACATTGCAACATTGCTTTTGCTTGATATATAGAGGAGTGGAGGATCAAGATATTGTTATCGTTCTAAAATGTAAATGTAATGCTAAGAACACACAACTAACTCCTTAA